From Oryza sativa Japonica Group chromosome 4, ASM3414082v1, one genomic window encodes:
- the LOC136351045 gene encoding cationic peroxidase SPC4-like has product MAAARRLPVLELVSFVAVLLISSPTAAAAELSVDFHAASCPPLEAIVRSSVQAALQQEIALAAGLLRIFFHDCLPQGCDASVYLRGGSNSEQGMGPNLTLQPRALQLVDDIRAKVHAACGPTVSCADISALATRDAVVVSGGPSYAVSLGQKDSLAPAPVRLVNQLPGPGTSSVQALLDKFGSKGLREAADLVALSGAHTVGRAHCDFFRDRAARQDDTFSKKLAVNCTKDPNRLQNLDVVTPDAFDNAYYVALTRKQGVFTSDMALIKDRITAPIVRQFAADKAAFFRQFAKSMVKLSQVPRTDRNVGEIRRSCFRTNGPRLVDLATGDEAASP; this is encoded by the exons ATGGCTGCAGCGAGGAGACTGCCCGTCCTGGAGCTGGTCTccttcgtcgccgtcctccttaTCTCCtcaccaacagcagcagcagccgagtTGTCTGTGGACTTCCACGCGGCGTCGTGCCCGCCGCTGGAGGCCATCGTGCGCTCCTCAGTGCAAGCCGCGCTGCAGCAAGAgatcgccctcgccgccggcctcctccgcaTCTTCTTCCACGACTGCCTCCCGCAG GGGTGCGATGCATCGGTGTATCTGAGGGGAGGCAGCAACTCAGAGCAGGGCATGGGCCCAAACCTGACGCTGCAGCCGCGGGCGCTGCAGCTCGTCGACGACATCCGCGCCAAGGTGCATGCAGCATGCGGCCCcaccgtctcctgcgccgacatctCCGCGCTCGCCACCCgtgacgccgtcgtcgtctccggggGACCCTCGTACGCAGTGTCTCTCGGCCAAAAAGACAGCCTCGCCCCGGCCCCGGTGCGCCTCGTCAACCAACTCCCGGGCCCGGGCACCTCCAGCGTCCAGGCTCTCCTCGACAAATTCGGAAGCAAGGGCCTCAGAGAGGCCGCCGACCTGGTGGCGCTTTCCGGCGCCCACACCGTCGGGAGGGCGCACTGCGACTTCTTCCGtgaccgcgccgcccgccaggACGACACCTTCTCCAAGAAGCTGGCCGTGAACTGCACCAAGGACCCCAACCGGCTGCAGAATCTGGACGTCGTCACGCCCGACGCCTTCGACAACGCCTACTACGTCGCGCTCACCAGGAAGCAGGGGGTGTTCACCTCCGATATGGCGCTCATCAAGGACCGGATCACGGCGCCAATCGTCAGGCAGTTCGCCGCGGACAAGGCCGCATTCTTCAGGCAGTTCGCCAAGTCCATGGTCAAGCTCAGCCAGGTTCCGAGGACTGACAGGAACGTCGGCGAGATCCGCCGCAGCTGCTTCAGGACCAACGGACCACGCCTCGTCGACTTGGCCACCGGCGATGAGGCCGCTTCTCCTTGA